A single Pseudoalteromonas phenolica DNA region contains:
- the tilS gene encoding tRNA lysidine(34) synthetase TilS, protein MKQTTLYKQFKTALEPKLHLGSGLTVALSGGVDSVVLLHLCKTFLDNLEANQSFSVEAIYVNHGLSENAQDWQIFCEQLCLSLHIPFKTKRVNVQPKARQSLEALARDARYQALDELAEQGNLILLGQHADDQLETFLLRLKRGSGLTGLSAMHDEVRLSSGRQCIRPLLHISREDIEAFSRTFSLSHIEDESNQDDKFDRNFLRNQIIPPLKKRFNGFLKSTLRSIELLQQQQALIDEISQADLLLCEDKNDVPATLKLNELKQFSALRQSNVVRAWLSDLGVVMPSKAQMSQILTQSLESREDAQMQVQLSKGAIRRYREKLYFDAQDATPNNVENIDSTILVLNDKTTLKRESGGLLRLPFEHERVSIRFGLLKSQIKPYKKIRSNTLKYWLKDLKVPTWQRDHIPLVFYNDNLVQVVGHFVSADYISEGHGISWELT, encoded by the coding sequence ATGAAACAAACCACTTTATATAAACAGTTTAAAACAGCATTAGAGCCGAAGTTACATCTGGGCTCAGGTCTAACGGTGGCACTATCGGGTGGTGTCGACTCTGTCGTTTTATTACACTTGTGTAAGACCTTCCTTGATAATCTAGAGGCAAATCAGTCTTTTTCAGTCGAAGCTATTTATGTTAACCATGGTTTATCTGAAAATGCTCAAGACTGGCAGATATTCTGCGAGCAGCTTTGTCTATCTCTGCATATTCCTTTTAAAACCAAGCGCGTTAATGTTCAGCCAAAAGCTAGACAATCCCTTGAGGCACTTGCACGAGATGCGCGCTATCAGGCGCTTGATGAACTAGCAGAGCAGGGCAATCTAATTTTATTAGGTCAGCATGCAGACGATCAGTTAGAAACATTCTTATTACGACTCAAGCGCGGTTCTGGCCTAACAGGGCTCAGTGCAATGCATGACGAAGTTCGTTTATCATCAGGTAGGCAATGTATTAGGCCACTTTTGCACATCTCACGAGAAGACATTGAAGCATTTTCTCGCACTTTTTCTTTATCGCATATTGAAGATGAGTCGAATCAAGATGATAAATTCGACCGCAATTTTTTACGTAACCAAATTATTCCGCCGCTTAAAAAACGCTTTAATGGTTTTTTAAAAAGTACGCTGCGCAGTATCGAGCTGTTACAGCAGCAGCAAGCCTTAATTGACGAAATAAGCCAAGCGGATTTATTGCTCTGTGAAGATAAAAACGATGTGCCTGCCACACTAAAACTCAATGAGTTAAAACAGTTTAGTGCGCTTAGGCAGAGCAATGTTGTGAGAGCATGGTTAAGCGATTTAGGGGTAGTCATGCCTTCAAAAGCGCAAATGTCACAGATTTTAACGCAAAGTCTAGAAAGTCGTGAAGATGCACAAATGCAGGTGCAGTTATCGAAAGGGGCGATCAGACGATACAGAGAAAAGTTGTATTTTGATGCGCAGGACGCCACTCCAAATAACGTTGAAAACATCGACAGCACAATACTAGTCTTAAATGATAAAACGACATTAAAACGCGAATCTGGCGGATTACTTAGACTGCCTTTTGAGCATGAGCGCGTTTCTATCCGTTTTGGGCTGCTAAAGTCACAAATAAAACCATATAAGAAAATACGCAGTAATACGTTAAAATACTGGCTTAAAGATTTGAAAGTCCCCACATGGCAGCGAGATCATATCCCCCTAGTGTTTTATAACGACAACCTTGTACAGGTTGTGGGCCACTTTGTATCTGCTGATTATATCAGTGAGGGTCACGGTATTTCTTGGGAGTTAACCTAA
- a CDS encoding patatin-like phospholipase family protein produces the protein MEKKPQNTQRSKMALLLTGGGARAAYQVGVLKALALSMPRNARIPFQIINGTSAGAINSAAMACYASCMHLAVRKIEWVWRQFHTHMVYKSSFTGASSYILGNMMRSFQSDYLNHPPASLLDNSPLRALLNDVLDLSRIDRNLHRKYLDAVSVTVSSYSTGKSVAVFQANNAEPWQRAKREGVVGQITLDLLMASSAIPMVFPSVRLKHHYYGDGSVHQLSPLSPSIHLGADKIFIIGVEQPKRHREVGYEPHFPGVSTVAGHLLDGVFADTLHSDLERLQRVNRTIGLLPTNAKNKHKELKQISTLVINPTQNFNELAAECYESMPLAVRALLRTIGVKKHSESSLPSYLMFEKAYTRRLIEFGYQDGLNRLDEIRDFLELN, from the coding sequence ATGGAAAAAAAACCTCAAAATACTCAACGCTCAAAAATGGCGCTGTTACTCACAGGTGGTGGCGCAAGAGCCGCTTACCAAGTTGGTGTGCTAAAAGCTCTGGCCTTGAGCATGCCTCGCAACGCCAGAATTCCTTTTCAAATTATTAATGGCACCTCTGCGGGCGCAATTAACTCTGCCGCTATGGCGTGTTATGCCTCGTGTATGCACTTGGCGGTGCGCAAGATTGAGTGGGTATGGCGTCAATTTCATACACATATGGTTTATAAGAGTTCGTTCACTGGCGCATCGAGTTATATTCTTGGCAATATGATGCGTAGTTTTCAATCTGACTATTTAAATCACCCACCCGCCAGCCTACTGGACAACTCGCCACTTCGAGCATTATTGAATGATGTTTTAGACTTATCTCGTATTGATCGAAATTTACATAGAAAGTATTTAGATGCTGTCTCTGTGACGGTTTCAAGCTATTCAACAGGCAAATCAGTAGCTGTATTTCAAGCAAATAACGCCGAGCCTTGGCAACGAGCAAAACGTGAAGGGGTTGTAGGTCAAATCACCTTGGATTTACTGATGGCTTCAAGCGCAATCCCCATGGTTTTTCCGAGTGTCAGATTGAAACATCATTACTACGGTGATGGCTCGGTTCATCAGCTTTCACCACTTAGCCCATCGATTCATCTTGGCGCTGATAAAATATTTATCATTGGTGTAGAGCAACCAAAACGTCATCGAGAAGTTGGCTATGAGCCACACTTTCCCGGTGTTTCAACTGTCGCAGGTCATTTGCTTGACGGTGTATTTGCTGACACATTACATTCAGATCTAGAACGTTTACAACGCGTTAATAGAACCATTGGTTTGTTGCCCACAAACGCAAAAAACAAGCATAAAGAGCTCAAACAAATATCGACCCTGGTCATTAACCCGACGCAGAACTTTAACGAATTAGCTGCTGAGTGTTATGAAAGTATGCCATTGGCTGTAAGAGCACTTCTTAGAACAATCGGTGTAAAGAAACATTCTGAGTCGAGTTTACCAAGCTATCTTATGTTTGAAAAAGCCTATACAAGGAGACTCATTGAGTTTGGCTATCAAGATGGTCTAAATAGACTTGACGAAATCAGAGATTTTCTTGAGCTGAATTAA
- a CDS encoding GGDEF domain-containing protein, whose amino-acid sequence MENVHILTQRLTTRGDYLPFNTEQYLNQEPMFAHRLVEKLQTTLDIEELLAIYAEHAQRIIKLSGLQFHTALGAFQLKDSDKQYTPFSFDLDLNGEHLGKLVYFCQYQLSPAIKNKLQSIHQVLVYPLRNALMYQRVLQLATKDSLTGLYNRSQFNDNLVQKIENGRRHQRKFSLMLLDLDNFKQVNDNFGHKAGDDVLIEFSNILKASIRATDSVYRFGGDEFAILVDDPEFVTNKLIAERIMTSVGSCDLMAKYEVTTSIGFTLAENQDCEDNIFARADKGLYKAKAAGRNCARAI is encoded by the coding sequence ATGGAAAACGTCCATATTCTGACGCAAAGGCTCACAACACGTGGCGACTATTTGCCGTTTAATACTGAACAATATTTAAACCAAGAGCCAATGTTTGCTCACCGCTTAGTTGAGAAACTTCAAACAACACTTGATATAGAAGAACTGCTAGCTATTTATGCTGAACATGCCCAGCGAATTATCAAACTATCGGGACTACAATTTCACACTGCATTAGGCGCTTTTCAGTTAAAGGATAGTGACAAGCAGTACACGCCTTTTAGCTTTGACTTAGATCTTAATGGTGAACATCTCGGCAAGCTTGTATATTTTTGTCAGTACCAGTTAAGCCCAGCAATTAAAAACAAACTGCAATCTATACACCAAGTTTTAGTGTATCCGTTACGCAATGCTCTGATGTACCAAAGAGTATTACAACTGGCTACCAAAGATTCATTAACGGGCTTGTATAATCGTAGCCAATTTAATGACAACCTAGTTCAAAAAATAGAAAATGGCCGTCGCCATCAACGTAAGTTCAGTTTAATGCTGCTTGATTTAGATAACTTCAAGCAAGTGAATGACAACTTTGGACATAAAGCCGGTGATGACGTGCTCATTGAGTTTTCAAATATTTTAAAAGCCTCTATCAGAGCAACTGATAGTGTGTATCGATTTGGTGGTGATGAATTTGCAATTTTAGTGGATGATCCTGAATTCGTTACTAACAAACTAATTGCAGAGCGAATTATGACATCTGTAGGGAGTTGTGACCTAATGGCCAAGTATGAAGTAACAACCAGCATAGGATTCACACTCGCTGAAAATCAAGATTGTGAAGACAATATTTTCGCAAGGGCAGATAAAGGCTTATACAAAGCAAAAGCGGCTGGCAGAAACTGCGCACGCGCTATCTAA
- the accA gene encoding acetyl-CoA carboxylase carboxyl transferase subunit alpha, whose amino-acid sequence MSLNYLDFELPIAELEAKIKELQNVSRSGSLDLSLEEEISRLKEKNVELTKKVFSELGAWQVSQLARHPLRPYARDYIERIFTEFDEFAGDRTFANDPAILGGVARLDGKPVMVIGQQKGRDTAEKIKRNFGMPKPEGYRKALRLMEMAERFKMPIITFIDTPGAYPGVGAEERGQSEAIARNLKVMAALKVPTICTVIGEGGSGGALAIGVGDRVNMLQYSTYSVISPEGCASILWKSAEKAPLAAEAMGVSATRVKELDLINNIIDEPLGGAHRNYDEMAKNLKAQLNRDLAELTALSTEDMLEQRYKRLMSFGYC is encoded by the coding sequence ATGAGCCTCAATTATCTTGATTTTGAGCTTCCAATTGCTGAATTAGAAGCAAAAATTAAAGAATTACAAAATGTTAGCCGTTCAGGCAGTTTAGACCTGAGCTTAGAAGAAGAAATTTCTCGTTTAAAAGAAAAGAACGTTGAGCTAACTAAAAAAGTATTCTCTGAATTAGGTGCATGGCAGGTTTCTCAACTTGCACGTCACCCGTTACGCCCATATGCACGTGATTACATCGAGCGCATTTTTACTGAGTTTGACGAATTTGCGGGTGACCGTACATTTGCAAACGACCCTGCAATTTTAGGTGGTGTTGCACGTTTAGACGGTAAGCCTGTTATGGTTATCGGTCAGCAAAAAGGTCGTGACACAGCAGAAAAGATCAAGCGTAACTTCGGTATGCCAAAGCCAGAAGGTTACCGTAAAGCCCTTCGTTTAATGGAAATGGCTGAGCGTTTTAAAATGCCAATCATCACATTCATTGACACGCCGGGTGCGTACCCAGGTGTTGGCGCTGAAGAGCGTGGTCAAAGTGAAGCAATCGCACGTAACCTAAAAGTAATGGCAGCTTTAAAAGTGCCAACAATTTGTACGGTTATCGGTGAAGGTGGTTCGGGCGGTGCACTTGCCATTGGTGTAGGTGACCGTGTGAACATGCTTCAGTACAGCACGTACTCAGTAATTTCTCCTGAAGGTTGTGCATCAATTCTTTGGAAGAGTGCTGAAAAAGCGCCACTTGCTGCAGAAGCGATGGGTGTATCGGCAACGCGAGTAAAAGAGCTAGACCTGATCAATAACATCATTGATGAACCACTAGGTGGTGCACATCGTAACTACGATGAGATGGCGAAAAACTTAAAAGCTCAACTTAACCGTGACCTTGCTGAATTAACAGCATTAAGCACTGAAGACATGCTTGAACAGCGTTACAAGCGACTAATGTCGTTTGGTTACTGCTAA
- the dnaE gene encoding DNA polymerase III subunit alpha encodes MPAPQFVHLRVHSDFSMVDGLAKTKPIVARAQELALPAFAITDQMNLCGLVRFYGGAHGAGIKPIVGADIWLKSDEFPEEPCRLVVLAKNNDGYKNLTLLISRAYQRGHVFHRPVVDKQWLAEHKEGLILLSGGKDGDVGKALLKHNHQLVLDTVAFYEEHFKDHFYLELIRTGRADEEDYLHEAVKLAEQRDLPVVATNEVVFLNEHDFDAHEIRVAIHDGYTLEDKRRPKRFSKEQYLKTPEQMIELFSDIPEALENSVEIAKRCNVTVQLGTYFLPDYPTGDLKIEDFLVKVSEDGLEERLQFLFPDEDQRKEKRAEYDERLKIELDVINQMGFPGYFLIVMEFIQWSKDNNIPVGPGRGSGAGSLVAYALKITDLDPLEFDLLFERFLNPERISMPDFDVDFCMDRRDEVIDHVAKLYGRDAVSQIITFGTMAAKAVIRDVGRVLGHPYGFVDRISKLVPPDPGMTLAKAFDVEPRLPEAYDGDEEVKELIDMCRILEGCTRNAGKHAGGVVISPTTITDFAALYCDEEGKFPVTQFDKNDVETAGLVKFDFLGLRTLTILQWALDMTNERLAREGKEPVDINAIPLDDKPSIELLLRAETTAVFQLESRGMKDLIRRLKPDCFEDMIALVALFRPGPLQSGMVDNFIDRKHGREDISYPDAQYQHDSLQPILEPTYGIILYQEQVMQIAQVLAGYTLGGADMLRRAMGKKKPEEMAKQRSTFEDGAVNNGVDGELAMKIFDLVEKFAGYGFNKSHSAAYALVSYQTLWMKTHYPAEFMAAVMSADMDNTDKIVTLVDECENMKLALLPPNVNEGLYKFTVNLKGEIVYGIGAIKGVGEGPVEAILEAREQGGEFKDLFDFCARVDLKRLNKRVVEKLIYAGALDKLGPEQNQAGRSILIASLPAAMKAAEQHHKAEAIGQSDLFGLLATEPDEVEQAFESALPMPDKEWLNGEKETLGLYLTGHPINQYRKELKHYTSGKLVDLQPTNRDVSATAAGLVINARTLINKRNQRWGLITLDDKSARIDVRLFPEQYETYQELLQINQILVISGQVSFDNFSGGITMTARDVCTIAQAREKRIRAIKMTLNMVQIDANFFDNLRKVLEPYKFGTCEVKVQYQRPDALAELTLGTEWCVTPTDDLITRLSQLAAQDIELEFN; translated from the coding sequence ATGCCAGCACCGCAGTTTGTTCATTTACGCGTTCACAGTGACTTCTCTATGGTTGATGGCCTGGCAAAGACCAAGCCGATTGTTGCGCGAGCACAAGAGTTAGCGCTTCCTGCCTTTGCTATTACTGATCAAATGAACTTATGTGGCCTTGTACGTTTCTATGGCGGGGCGCATGGTGCAGGTATTAAGCCAATCGTCGGGGCGGATATCTGGCTTAAAAGTGATGAGTTTCCTGAAGAGCCATGCCGTTTGGTGGTACTTGCCAAAAATAATGATGGCTACAAAAATCTGACTTTACTTATTTCGAGAGCCTATCAGCGAGGCCATGTCTTCCACCGTCCTGTGGTTGATAAGCAGTGGCTTGCTGAGCACAAAGAAGGCTTAATTTTACTTTCGGGTGGTAAAGACGGCGATGTGGGTAAGGCGCTTCTAAAGCATAACCATCAATTGGTATTAGATACGGTTGCTTTCTATGAAGAACATTTCAAAGATCATTTTTACCTCGAATTAATACGAACAGGTCGTGCTGACGAAGAGGATTACTTACATGAGGCGGTGAAACTGGCTGAGCAACGTGACTTGCCGGTTGTGGCCACCAATGAAGTGGTGTTTTTAAATGAGCATGACTTTGATGCGCACGAAATTCGTGTTGCGATTCACGATGGTTACACGCTTGAAGACAAACGTCGTCCAAAACGATTCTCAAAAGAGCAGTATTTAAAAACCCCTGAGCAAATGATTGAATTGTTCAGTGATATTCCTGAAGCACTCGAGAACAGTGTTGAAATTGCAAAGCGCTGTAATGTGACCGTTCAGCTTGGAACCTACTTCTTACCAGATTACCCGACTGGTGATTTAAAAATAGAAGACTTCTTAGTTAAGGTATCCGAAGACGGCCTTGAAGAGCGTTTGCAGTTCTTATTCCCTGACGAAGATCAACGTAAAGAAAAGCGCGCTGAGTATGATGAACGTCTTAAAATCGAACTTGACGTTATCAACCAAATGGGATTCCCAGGTTACTTCTTGATCGTAATGGAGTTCATCCAGTGGAGTAAAGATAACAATATTCCAGTAGGGCCAGGGCGTGGTTCGGGTGCCGGTTCATTAGTGGCTTATGCACTGAAAATCACAGACCTTGACCCCCTTGAATTTGACTTACTATTCGAGCGATTCCTAAACCCGGAACGTATCTCGATGCCTGACTTCGACGTCGACTTCTGTATGGATAGACGAGACGAGGTAATCGACCACGTAGCTAAGTTATATGGGCGGGACGCGGTATCTCAGATCATCACTTTTGGTACTATGGCTGCAAAAGCAGTAATACGTGACGTAGGTCGTGTACTTGGTCACCCGTATGGCTTCGTTGACCGTATATCAAAGTTAGTACCGCCAGATCCAGGTATGACCCTAGCTAAAGCCTTTGATGTCGAGCCCCGTTTACCAGAAGCTTATGATGGTGATGAAGAAGTAAAAGAGCTTATCGACATGTGTCGCATCCTTGAAGGCTGTACACGTAACGCCGGTAAACATGCCGGTGGTGTTGTTATCTCGCCAACGACCATTACTGACTTCGCTGCGCTTTATTGCGATGAAGAAGGTAAGTTCCCGGTTACGCAATTTGATAAAAACGACGTTGAAACAGCTGGTCTGGTTAAGTTTGACTTCTTAGGTCTAAGAACACTGACAATTTTGCAGTGGGCACTTGATATGACTAACGAGCGTTTAGCTCGAGAAGGTAAAGAGCCTGTCGATATTAATGCCATCCCGCTTGATGACAAACCGAGTATTGAGTTATTACTTCGCGCCGAAACCACTGCGGTATTCCAGCTTGAATCTCGGGGTATGAAAGACCTAATTCGTCGCCTTAAACCCGACTGCTTCGAAGATATGATCGCACTGGTAGCCCTATTCCGACCGGGTCCACTGCAATCAGGCATGGTAGATAACTTTATCGACCGTAAGCATGGTCGAGAAGATATTTCATACCCTGATGCACAATATCAGCATGACAGTTTACAACCTATTCTAGAGCCAACCTACGGGATCATCCTCTATCAGGAGCAGGTAATGCAGATCGCGCAGGTGCTAGCGGGTTATACGCTAGGTGGCGCTGACATGCTTCGCCGTGCGATGGGTAAGAAAAAGCCTGAAGAAATGGCGAAGCAGCGTTCAACCTTCGAAGATGGTGCCGTGAATAACGGGGTCGATGGCGAACTCGCCATGAAGATCTTCGACTTGGTAGAAAAATTCGCAGGTTACGGCTTCAACAAATCTCACTCTGCTGCCTATGCACTGGTTTCGTATCAAACGCTTTGGATGAAAACCCATTACCCAGCCGAGTTCATGGCTGCGGTAATGTCGGCGGATATGGATAATACCGACAAAATTGTCACCCTAGTTGATGAATGTGAAAACATGAAGTTGGCCTTATTACCGCCTAACGTCAATGAAGGCTTATATAAGTTTACTGTTAACTTAAAAGGCGAAATTGTTTACGGTATCGGTGCGATTAAAGGAGTAGGTGAAGGCCCGGTTGAAGCTATTCTTGAAGCACGTGAGCAAGGTGGTGAGTTTAAGGATTTATTCGATTTCTGCGCACGAGTTGATTTAAAGCGTTTAAACAAGCGTGTGGTTGAAAAGCTGATTTATGCAGGTGCTTTAGACAAACTGGGACCTGAGCAAAATCAAGCTGGTCGTTCAATCCTAATCGCTAGTCTACCTGCTGCAATGAAAGCTGCTGAGCAGCATCACAAAGCAGAAGCGATTGGTCAAAGTGACTTGTTTGGTTTGCTTGCGACAGAGCCAGATGAAGTGGAGCAAGCGTTTGAGTCTGCTCTTCCTATGCCAGATAAAGAGTGGTTAAACGGTGAGAAAGAAACGTTAGGCTTATATTTAACGGGTCACCCAATCAATCAGTATCGTAAAGAGTTAAAACACTATACGTCGGGTAAACTGGTTGACTTACAGCCGACTAACCGTGATGTTAGCGCAACGGCGGCCGGTTTGGTGATAAATGCAAGAACGCTGATTAATAAACGAAATCAACGTTGGGGTTTAATAACTTTAGATGACAAAAGTGCCCGAATTGATGTACGCTTATTTCCTGAACAGTACGAAACTTATCAAGAATTGCTGCAAATTAACCAAATCTTGGTAATATCTGGACAGGTCAGCTTTGATAACTTCTCTGGTGGCATTACAATGACAGCCAGAGACGTGTGTACCATAGCTCAGGCGCGTGAAAAACGCATCAGAGCAATAAAAATGACTCTAAATATGGTGCAAATTGACGCGAACTTCTTCGATAATTTACGAAAAGTCTTAGAACCTTATAAATTCGGTACTTGCGAAGTTAAGGTTCAATATCAGCGTCCTGATGCGTTAGCAGAACTAACGTTAGGTACAGAATGGTGTGTGACGCCAACAGATGATCTTATAACGCGATTATCTCAGTTAGCGGCACAAGATATAGAATTAGAATTTAATTAA
- a CDS encoding cation:proton antiporter, translated as MQSIYSQVFALLLAAMILVWLFKRIGLPAILAYLVTGVLASSPSIGWMSMSDEMHFIAELGIVFLLFSLGLEFSVPKLMAMRNLVFGLGGLQVILTILVAIPIVRFFDYGWLSAFTIASIMALSSTAVVVKILKENGALNQRRGQLSVGILLFQDIAVVPLLISIPLFAQADNQMLASTLVIALAKGAFVCILLWAIGKWLLPFVFNEVAQVRTDELFVLSTLVVALCAAGLTYLFGLSMALGAFLAGMMLGESQYRHQLEAEIRPFRDILMGLFFVTVGMQLNVGFVIEMFWHICAALVVLFVLKLLLIWGCAQLIGERKKDAIASGILLWQMGEFGFVLIALASTHQLMASTTASFLIALGVFSMALTPYLISQTDRILSVLNIDSEQGNEQFQKTFGSHNLNGHVLILGYGRVGQTITRFLKPEAIPYVAIERNPLLVQEAQNAGEPVLFGHAAQNTILKSAKVEQAKLVIVTMSDFEQNQPVIDAIKRVAPGVSIIVRATDDIHLEDFKKMGVAEVVPEALEASLMLISHVLHMSGVPMRRILRRVSQERENRYEFLHGFFTDGSVEQNSEPLERLEYLHAIALPEAAFAVDKQIGHLNLNKQRVVITALRRDGQEIESPDDDVVLQANDILLLKGKPRRVERAEQFLLEGLS; from the coding sequence TTGCAGAGCATTTATAGTCAAGTTTTTGCCTTATTACTTGCCGCAATGATCTTAGTTTGGCTGTTCAAACGAATCGGTTTGCCGGCGATATTAGCTTATTTAGTAACTGGGGTACTGGCGAGTAGCCCAAGTATAGGCTGGATGAGCATGAGTGATGAGATGCACTTTATTGCTGAACTTGGCATAGTGTTTTTATTATTCAGTCTTGGGTTAGAGTTTTCCGTTCCCAAGTTAATGGCAATGCGAAACTTGGTATTTGGGCTCGGTGGCCTGCAAGTTATTTTAACCATCTTGGTTGCCATCCCCATAGTCCGTTTCTTTGATTATGGCTGGCTTAGCGCATTTACTATTGCGAGTATTATGGCGCTTTCTTCAACAGCAGTCGTGGTCAAGATATTAAAAGAAAATGGCGCACTCAATCAGCGGCGAGGCCAGCTTTCTGTTGGTATCTTATTATTTCAAGATATCGCTGTCGTACCTTTACTCATTAGTATTCCCTTATTTGCACAGGCTGACAATCAAATGCTGGCAAGCACACTGGTGATAGCCTTAGCGAAAGGGGCTTTTGTCTGTATTTTATTATGGGCCATTGGTAAATGGCTGTTGCCGTTTGTTTTTAATGAAGTCGCACAAGTCAGAACCGATGAATTATTTGTGCTGTCTACTTTAGTGGTTGCTTTGTGCGCGGCTGGTCTGACTTACTTATTTGGTTTGTCTATGGCACTTGGGGCGTTTTTAGCAGGCATGATGTTAGGAGAGAGTCAGTATCGACATCAATTAGAAGCTGAGATCCGGCCCTTTAGAGACATATTAATGGGGCTGTTTTTTGTCACTGTTGGTATGCAGCTCAATGTCGGCTTTGTTATTGAAATGTTTTGGCATATTTGCGCTGCGTTAGTGGTTTTATTTGTCCTGAAACTATTACTTATCTGGGGCTGTGCGCAATTAATTGGTGAGCGTAAAAAAGATGCCATTGCATCAGGTATTTTACTTTGGCAGATGGGGGAGTTTGGTTTTGTGCTCATCGCGTTGGCTTCAACACACCAACTAATGGCTTCGACGACCGCGTCGTTTTTAATCGCGCTGGGTGTGTTCTCGATGGCACTCACGCCTTATTTAATCAGTCAAACAGACCGTATTTTGAGCGTGTTAAATATCGATAGCGAACAGGGTAACGAACAATTTCAAAAAACGTTCGGCAGTCATAATTTAAATGGTCATGTTTTAATTCTTGGGTATGGTCGGGTAGGGCAAACCATAACACGCTTTTTAAAGCCAGAAGCTATCCCCTATGTTGCAATTGAACGAAACCCACTTCTTGTCCAAGAGGCGCAAAATGCGGGAGAACCAGTATTATTCGGGCATGCTGCGCAAAATACCATTTTAAAATCAGCCAAAGTTGAACAAGCTAAGCTGGTGATAGTCACTATGTCTGACTTTGAGCAAAACCAACCTGTGATAGATGCGATAAAAAGAGTCGCGCCGGGTGTCTCAATTATTGTTCGCGCCACAGATGACATACACCTTGAAGATTTTAAAAAGATGGGGGTGGCAGAAGTTGTGCCTGAAGCACTTGAAGCAAGCTTAATGCTTATTTCTCATGTATTGCACATGTCAGGTGTGCCGATGCGAAGGATATTGCGTAGAGTAAGCCAAGAGCGTGAAAATCGATACGAGTTTCTTCATGGCTTCTTTACCGACGGATCTGTAGAGCAAAATAGTGAACCTTTAGAGCGTTTAGAGTATTTGCATGCCATTGCGTTACCTGAAGCAGCCTTTGCTGTAGATAAGCAAATAGGGCATTTAAATCTTAACAAGCAAAGGGTGGTGATCACTGCTCTACGTCGAGATGGGCAAGAAATCGAATCGCCCGATGACGATGTTGTTTTGCAAGCCAATGATATTCTTTTACTTAAAGGAAAACCAAGGCGAGTTGAGCGAGCAGAACAATTTTTGTTAGAAGGTCTATCGTAA
- a CDS encoding DUF3014 domain-containing protein, with translation MSEQPSTKPSQTQLLFAAVVVMALIVVAVFILSSKSEQPVENEKFKQDVVVPAVEPAKPINTAQSQPEPEPEPEVVETYEPEPQPEPTPEPVEERIVEAKPAEPQLPSLDESDAEVQQSLGEYLTEQSLGLLMTEDMVRRTVVFVDNLAQGKLAKKHAPVSAPVDKFMALESDIIITDPNSFERYTPYVDMLTQMSNAQIVRVYRKFQPLIFEAYEEIGYEGEDFNYTLNEAITELLDTPIPETSLPLIKDSVTYSYAYPEWEKLSDAQKQFLRMGPANMKRVKTKLEAVKKSLAN, from the coding sequence ATGTCAGAACAACCTTCTACAAAGCCTTCCCAAACCCAGCTGCTATTTGCAGCCGTTGTTGTTATGGCGTTAATCGTCGTTGCTGTTTTTATTCTTTCAAGCAAATCTGAACAGCCTGTCGAAAATGAAAAGTTTAAGCAAGATGTCGTCGTGCCAGCTGTAGAACCTGCAAAACCTATCAATACAGCACAAAGTCAACCGGAGCCTGAGCCAGAACCAGAGGTTGTAGAAACATATGAGCCTGAACCGCAGCCAGAACCGACCCCTGAGCCTGTTGAAGAGCGTATCGTTGAAGCAAAACCTGCTGAGCCTCAGCTTCCATCTTTGGATGAGAGTGATGCTGAAGTGCAACAGAGCTTAGGTGAATATCTCACTGAGCAATCTTTAGGTTTGTTAATGACTGAGGATATGGTACGCAGAACCGTGGTATTCGTAGATAATTTAGCGCAAGGCAAGCTTGCGAAAAAGCATGCACCTGTGAGTGCTCCGGTTGATAAATTTATGGCGCTAGAGTCAGACATCATCATTACAGATCCTAATAGTTTTGAGCGTTACACACCTTATGTCGATATGCTAACGCAGATGAGTAATGCGCAAATCGTCCGTGTGTACAGAAAGTTTCAACCGCTTATTTTTGAAGCCTATGAAGAAATTGGCTATGAGGGCGAAGATTTTAATTACACTTTAAATGAAGCGATCACAGAGCTTTTAGATACACCAATTCCTGAAACAAGCTTGCCACTGATTAAAGATTCAGTGACTTATAGCTATGCATATCCTGAGTGGGAAAAGTTATCGGATGCGCAAAAGCAGTTTTTACGTATGGGTCCTGCTAACATGAAACGTGTTAAGACTAAGCTTGAAGCTGTGAAGAAGTCTTTAGCTAATTAA